In bacterium, the genomic stretch TGGTTGTCCGCATTATACGGGACAAAAGCTGTCTCTCGACAATAATATGCGAAGGTAATAAATCGCGCAAAGACTATTTTTCACCTGTTTCCCATATTGGGTGATCAAACCTACAGGCCGCGCCAGTATTCGGGCATCAGCAGCGTGGGATCGCGGCTATCCAGGGCCCCGCGGATCATCAACAGCCCCTTTTCCCGGTCCGCGGGCAGGTTCAGGCGCAGGGGCAGGTAGTTGCTGGCGTGATTGGCGTGGAAGGCGCACCGGGTGAACCTGCTGCGCGCGATCAGCGTCTCCAGCTCCTCCAGCAGGCCCCAGGGATCGGGCAGCCTGAAGTCGCCGCGCCGCGCGTCCGCGTGCAGCGGTGTGCCCGGCACGAGCGTGGTGGTCAGGGCGCCAACATAGGGAGGATCCATCTCCGTGAGCAGATCGGCGGTGGCGGCGGCGTGTTCGCGCGTCCTCGCCACGCCACCGATGCCCAGCATGACGATCACCGAGTGGCGCAGTCCCGCCTCGTGCAGACGGCGAGCGGCCGCTGCCGTCTCCGCGCGGGTCGATCCCTTGTCGATCCGCCGCAGGGTCGTCTCGTCGCCGCTCTCGACGCCGTGGTAGACGATGCCCAGGCCGAGTCCGCGCAGCTCGCCCAGCTCCGCCGCGCTCTTGCGCAGGACGGTGCGCGCGTCGCCGTAGATGCCAACGCGCCGCACGCCGGGCAGGCGGTCGCGCAGGCGCTGCAGGATGCGCCGGAGCTTCGGCGCGGGCAGGGCCAGCGCGTCGCCGTCGCACAGGAAGACACGGGGGAAGTGGCGCCCGGAGGCGGCGGCCTCGTCGATGTCGGCGGCGACGGTGTCGAAGGGCTTGACCCGGAAGCGCTGCTCCTCGTCCCGGTACATGGCGCAGTAGGTGCAGCGGTTCCAGCTGCAGCCGACGGTCACCTGCAACAGGAGGCTCTGCGCTTCGCTGGGCGGGCGGAAGATGCGTCCCACGTGGTCCATGGTCAGAAGATCCCGATCCAGCGGCCGTCGCGCATGATCTCGCGCGCCCCTGCCGTCGATTCGAGAGTCAGGGATGCGACCGCCACGTCGGGCTGCATTTCGGGGATGTAGACCCGGTCGATGTGCACAACGGCGTCGGGCGAGGAGAAATCGCCGGGGCCGACGCTGCCCCCGAAATGATCGCTCCGCCCGAAGGCGATGTGCAGGCCCAGCTTCTCGTCCAGCAGGATGCTGCCCGTGGGCTTCAGGCCAAAATCGCCCAGCACGCCGAGGCCCAGCTCCGACAGGTTCGCGTAGGCCGGTTCGTCGCGGATGTACCTGGCCTCGCGCTCGCTGTGCGGACCCCGGCTGAGCACCGCCACAGCCCTGTTGCCCGCGATGCGGTAGAGCACGACCTCGTCGTCGAACTGCACGGGGAGCTCCCCCGCGCTGAGGCTGGGGTCGCCCGGCAGGTTGCCCTCGTAGGGCACGATGTAGGTCTCGCCCGACGGCAGGTTGCCGGCCGTGCCGTTGGCCGGGAAGAGACCGCCCGAGGCGTGCGCCTCGTTGTGCCGCAGGTCGAGCCGCAGGACGTGCTCGCGTCCGCCGCAG encodes the following:
- a CDS encoding radical SAM protein, coding for MDHVGRIFRPPSEAQSLLLQVTVGCSWNRCTYCAMYRDEEQRFRVKPFDTVAADIDEAAASGRHFPRVFLCDGDALALPAPKLRRILQRLRDRLPGVRRVGIYGDARTVLRKSAAELGELRGLGLGIVYHGVESGDETTLRRIDKGSTRAETAAAARRLHEAGLRHSVIVMLGIGGVARTREHAAATADLLTEMDPPYVGALTTTLVPGTPLHADARRGDFRLPDPWGLLEELETLIARSRFTRCAFHANHASNYLPLRLNLPADREKGLLMIRGALDSRDPTLLMPEYWRGL